Proteins encoded by one window of Desulfovibrio ferrophilus:
- a CDS encoding glycosyltransferase family 9 protein translates to MRILVINLTRFGDLLQTQPVISGLKAQGHEVGLMCLENFAPAVELMRDVDHTFSFPGAALLARLDDDWRESLSLFWQWGGDELRSFAPHRVLNLTATLPGRLLSSFAASEVQGFGIDDFGFAVNSSPWAAFLQVSSRNRGCSPYNLVDQFWRVSGLCDGDRSYRLAKPAEGAKAQMRDRLQSESHEKSQGYVALQLGASDDRRRWPIGHFAALAERIWQEHGLIPVLLGTKIEAPLGQRFAQEISCPHIDLIGATTLVELAAVLTEMRLLVTNDTGTMHLAAGLGTPVCAVFLVTAQPWDTGPYAPGCLCVEADLACHPCGFRHRCQINHACRSTVTAEALYHYIQQFIVTGRWEAGASIPAGIRVWATAVQPDGAMGLESLSGHDIQDRTSWVRLQRHFYRQFLDEQEPTPPHEVYPLSDEMTQSASRVLEQAGQLLFLMGEQVSVLARTPVPMLRNKFLGNFERVTALLADDYLFSVLGDMWRQESQSMARDFTMLSALIKRYSALVEVWRQCLS, encoded by the coding sequence TTGAGAATTCTCGTCATCAATTTGACCCGCTTTGGGGATTTGCTGCAGACCCAGCCTGTGATTTCCGGCCTGAAGGCTCAGGGGCACGAAGTCGGGTTGATGTGTCTCGAAAATTTCGCGCCAGCCGTTGAGTTGATGCGGGATGTCGATCATACCTTCTCTTTCCCTGGAGCAGCTCTGTTGGCGCGCCTGGATGATGATTGGCGGGAGTCCTTGAGCTTGTTTTGGCAATGGGGCGGTGATGAGTTGCGCAGCTTTGCTCCTCATCGTGTCCTCAATCTGACGGCCACGCTTCCCGGGCGATTGCTCAGTAGCTTTGCAGCTTCGGAGGTGCAGGGCTTCGGAATAGATGACTTTGGATTTGCGGTGAACTCGTCGCCTTGGGCTGCGTTTCTCCAGGTTTCGTCCAGGAATCGTGGGTGCAGCCCGTATAATCTTGTGGATCAGTTCTGGCGGGTTTCCGGGCTTTGCGATGGTGATCGTTCCTATCGTCTGGCGAAGCCTGCTGAGGGTGCCAAAGCGCAAATGCGGGACCGGCTGCAGAGCGAAAGCCACGAGAAAAGTCAGGGCTATGTTGCCCTGCAACTGGGAGCAAGTGATGACAGGCGACGTTGGCCAATAGGTCATTTTGCTGCTTTGGCTGAGCGAATTTGGCAAGAGCATGGATTGATTCCCGTACTTTTGGGGACCAAGATTGAAGCCCCATTGGGGCAGCGTTTTGCTCAAGAAATTTCGTGTCCGCATATTGACCTGATTGGGGCAACGACTCTGGTCGAGTTGGCTGCGGTATTGACTGAAATGCGCTTGCTCGTCACCAACGACACGGGGACCATGCATTTGGCCGCTGGCCTGGGCACGCCGGTTTGTGCTGTTTTCCTGGTCACGGCCCAGCCCTGGGATACCGGCCCATATGCTCCGGGGTGTTTGTGCGTGGAAGCTGATCTGGCTTGTCATCCCTGTGGTTTTCGCCACCGTTGTCAGATCAATCATGCCTGCCGGTCTACGGTTACGGCAGAGGCTCTATATCATTACATACAGCAATTTATTGTGACAGGACGTTGGGAGGCTGGTGCTTCCATTCCAGCGGGCATACGGGTCTGGGCAACTGCCGTTCAGCCTGACGGAGCCATGGGGCTTGAATCACTTTCAGGTCATGATATCCAGGACAGAACCTCGTGGGTGCGCCTACAGCGTCACTTTTACCGTCAATTTCTCGACGAACAGGAGCCGACTCCGCCGCATGAAGTGTACCCCCTGTCCGATGAGATGACGCAATCTGCCTCCAGAGTTTTGGAGCAGGCCGGGCAACTCCTGTTTTTGATGGGAGAACAGGTCAGTGTGCTGGCCAGGACGCCTGTTCCCATGCTGAGAAACAAGTTTCTTGGGAATTTTGAGCGGGTTACGGCACTTCTTGCCGACGATTACTTATTCTCTGTTTTGGGAGACATGTGGCGCCAGGAATCTCAATCCATGGCTAGAGATTTTACAATGCTGTCAGCGTTGATCAAGCGGTATTCCGCGTTGGTCGAAGTTTGGCGGCAGTGTTTGAGTTGA
- a CDS encoding pseudouridine synthase family protein has protein sequence MSKILEQAIVPEDWYGKRLDQALELLLPEAGLRERKRMWDRYAVLVDGRPRPKGFRVQTGQELSLRSLEIEVQDVPPLVPDGVRVVGQKSDFMAAVFKPSGVHCAAIAGRPGPSVEGALDTLWPGQHARLVNRLDLLTSGLVLVALTEDAHLGYRNNEDAGQVEKVYLALVLGEVAEPFTVSYALETADRKKVRVLSHDDDNPVRWTRVEPLRRFSDMGTTLVRVRISKGARHQIRAHLAASGYLIVGDPLYGVGEEGDRMYLHHFRTSLPKFEAKVIPDWPEWADWGLEKDSI, from the coding sequence ATGAGCAAAATTCTTGAGCAGGCCATTGTGCCTGAAGACTGGTATGGAAAACGCCTTGACCAGGCATTGGAGCTTTTGCTGCCCGAGGCAGGCCTGCGAGAGCGTAAACGCATGTGGGATAGATATGCCGTCTTGGTCGATGGACGTCCCCGCCCCAAGGGCTTTCGCGTTCAGACAGGCCAGGAACTCTCGCTCCGGAGCTTGGAGATCGAGGTTCAGGATGTGCCACCGCTTGTACCTGATGGAGTGCGGGTTGTAGGGCAGAAAAGTGACTTCATGGCAGCTGTTTTTAAGCCTTCGGGAGTTCATTGTGCTGCTATTGCCGGTCGCCCCGGGCCCTCGGTGGAGGGTGCTTTGGATACGCTCTGGCCAGGGCAGCATGCGCGACTTGTGAACCGACTGGATCTGCTGACTTCCGGGCTGGTGCTGGTGGCTCTGACCGAAGATGCTCATCTTGGTTATAGAAACAATGAAGACGCCGGGCAGGTGGAAAAGGTCTATTTGGCTTTGGTATTGGGCGAGGTCGCAGAGCCGTTTACCGTGTCCTATGCCCTGGAAACCGCAGACCGCAAGAAGGTTCGCGTATTGAGCCATGACGATGACAACCCTGTGCGTTGGACGAGGGTTGAACCGCTCCGACGATTCTCTGACATGGGAACGACTTTGGTGCGGGTTAGGATATCGAAGGGGGCAAGGCATCAGATTCGGGCACACCTTGCGGCTTCGGGGTATCTGATTGTTGGTGATCCTTTGTACGGCGTTGGAGAAGAAGGTGATCGGATGTACTTGCATCACTTCCGCACGAGCCTTCCAAAGTTCGAGGCCAAGGTCATTCCTGACTGGCCGGAATGGGCAGATTGGGGGCTGGAGAAGGACTCGATTTGA
- a CDS encoding DUF3568 family protein yields the protein MKMKSIRKNMSILLVLLALAGLSGCAVVAAGMAGGGTYVYVSGWGKKVYNVDLDVAYNASVDACQSLGLKIQSRERHLADASIKALDGDSEVWIDLESENPRVTEIAVRVGYLGDKVASERVLARIEKEL from the coding sequence ATGAAGATGAAATCTATCAGAAAAAACATGTCCATTTTACTTGTCTTGTTAGCTCTAGCTGGCCTGAGTGGCTGTGCCGTTGTCGCTGCTGGCATGGCTGGTGGTGGGACATATGTCTATGTTTCAGGCTGGGGCAAGAAGGTCTATAACGTGGATCTTGATGTGGCGTACAATGCATCTGTTGATGCTTGTCAGTCTCTAGGCTTGAAGATTCAATCCAGAGAGCGCCATCTTGCTGATGCGAGTATCAAGGCGCTTGATGGTGATTCCGAGGTTTGGATCGATTTGGAAAGCGAAAATCCCCGAGTAACCGAGATTGCTGTACGTGTTGGTTATCTGGGCGACAAGGTTGCCTCTGAACGTGTATTGGCCAGGATCGAGAAAGAATTGTAG
- a CDS encoding TetR/AcrR family transcriptional regulator — MPARTVISLTAPQELRDRILEATGEVISKRGPCKVTLSAIAIQAKVDEALITRLFGGLAHVLDDFAMSDRFWPPISELAGGDPQELSKRPLGDQMSVFFKNYLRALRRRPWTLAVMAEEGRQVCLLTHALAYIRERRALEFFEEILGDDPPPDIDLPAVILLMALAVSRTGILSTRLKSIGGVDLESDAGWERIERTIELMLTRALSES; from the coding sequence ATGCCAGCACGAACAGTCATATCCCTTACGGCTCCACAAGAACTGCGCGATCGAATCCTTGAGGCCACAGGTGAAGTGATCTCCAAAAGAGGACCGTGCAAGGTTACGTTGTCTGCAATTGCCATCCAGGCAAAAGTTGATGAGGCTCTGATTACACGTCTGTTTGGTGGGCTTGCACACGTTCTTGATGATTTCGCCATGTCTGATCGGTTTTGGCCACCCATTAGCGAGTTAGCTGGTGGTGATCCTCAAGAGTTGAGCAAGAGACCCTTGGGTGATCAGATGTCGGTCTTCTTTAAGAATTATCTTCGAGCTCTTCGGCGTCGCCCTTGGACTCTCGCCGTTATGGCGGAAGAAGGGCGGCAGGTTTGCCTTTTGACTCATGCTCTGGCGTATATCCGTGAACGTCGTGCACTTGAATTCTTTGAGGAGATTCTGGGGGACGATCCACCGCCAGATATAGATTTGCCAGCTGTGATTCTGCTGATGGCTCTGGCAGTATCACGAACCGGGATTCTGTCAACGCGCCTGAAGTCCATCGGCGGAGTCGATCTTGAATCTGATGCCGGTTGGGAACGCATCGAGAGAACAATTGAATTGATGCTGACCAGAGCGTTATCTGAATCCTAG
- a CDS encoding MFS transporter — MSTDSVMNRWLVVLGAILIQLCLGAIYAWSVFTPALINAGWTKLQTQIVFSVGLVTFAAVMVWAGRKLPEWGPRKLAWLGGAVLGLGYTLAGLFGPTDFLTVTLFIGIIGGAGIGIGYVVPIAVGMRWFPDKKGMITGLAVAGFGFGAMLWVKLAGAWGHLIADIGLGGTFTVYGVAFTGLVLLGGIWMVFPPPGWTPEGYIPPKPTNDNSAGTGTSDFSVGEMLETPQFYLIFLTFVISAGAGLMSIGLMKLYPMEALQAAGLSKAEASGVAGTAMAVFFSIMNGLGRIAWGIISDKIGRKRSILIMTTTQGFFVIAFTFMAGQEHMLYLGAALIGFNFGGNFALFPTITADTFGTKRVGQNYPFVFLAYGVGGILGPILGGMLGDMGNFPLAFTTCGIACIIGAGCIAQVKPAKRAEAESDLGPEDAIPTRPQCTGLTFRDLHEEDAPAICGFPKTERELMYMFPKIAPPLTTKQLLVMAEQRHAPTVALCEEDLAGYANFVSCAHGGVCEVGNVVVAPKFRRQGVGAYLMEIMEEKAKADFKSDRLRVRCISENTAALLFYGRLGFQPVGMDTREAPDGRTLARIQLEKML, encoded by the coding sequence ATGTCCACCGATTCCGTCATGAACAGATGGCTCGTCGTCCTTGGCGCGATCCTGATCCAGCTCTGCCTGGGGGCAATCTATGCATGGTCCGTCTTCACTCCTGCACTCATCAATGCAGGCTGGACCAAGCTGCAGACCCAAATCGTCTTTTCCGTCGGGTTGGTGACCTTTGCAGCGGTCATGGTCTGGGCAGGGCGAAAACTCCCCGAATGGGGGCCTCGCAAACTTGCGTGGCTCGGTGGTGCGGTTCTTGGCTTGGGGTACACCCTGGCAGGCTTATTTGGGCCAACCGACTTTCTGACCGTAACTCTCTTCATTGGCATCATCGGCGGTGCGGGTATCGGCATCGGATACGTTGTTCCCATCGCCGTGGGCATGCGCTGGTTCCCAGACAAAAAAGGAATGATCACTGGCCTTGCCGTTGCCGGTTTCGGTTTCGGAGCCATGCTCTGGGTCAAACTGGCCGGGGCCTGGGGCCACCTCATTGCGGACATCGGCCTGGGCGGCACTTTCACGGTCTACGGTGTTGCCTTCACGGGCCTGGTCCTCTTGGGTGGCATCTGGATGGTTTTCCCTCCTCCAGGGTGGACTCCCGAGGGCTACATTCCTCCCAAGCCCACCAATGACAACAGCGCGGGCACTGGGACATCGGATTTCAGTGTTGGTGAGATGCTCGAAACACCTCAATTTTATCTCATTTTCCTGACCTTCGTCATCAGCGCAGGTGCCGGATTGATGTCCATTGGCCTGATGAAGCTCTATCCCATGGAAGCTTTACAGGCAGCAGGTCTTTCCAAGGCCGAAGCCAGCGGAGTAGCAGGAACGGCCATGGCCGTTTTCTTCAGTATCATGAATGGACTGGGACGCATCGCCTGGGGCATCATCAGCGACAAAATCGGACGCAAACGTTCCATTCTGATCATGACAACAACTCAAGGGTTCTTTGTCATTGCCTTCACCTTCATGGCCGGGCAAGAGCACATGCTCTACCTCGGAGCTGCACTCATCGGCTTCAACTTCGGCGGCAACTTCGCCCTGTTCCCCACCATCACGGCAGACACCTTTGGCACCAAACGCGTGGGCCAAAACTACCCGTTTGTTTTCCTCGCGTACGGTGTGGGTGGTATCCTTGGACCAATCCTCGGCGGCATGCTGGGTGACATGGGGAACTTCCCCTTGGCATTCACCACCTGTGGTATCGCATGCATCATCGGAGCTGGCTGCATAGCCCAGGTCAAACCAGCCAAGCGTGCCGAGGCCGAATCCGACCTTGGCCCCGAGGACGCCATACCTACCCGACCTCAGTGCACAGGCCTGACCTTCCGCGATTTGCATGAAGAGGATGCCCCGGCCATCTGTGGATTCCCCAAGACCGAACGGGAACTGATGTATATGTTCCCCAAGATCGCCCCGCCCCTGACAACCAAGCAGTTGTTGGTCATGGCAGAACAACGCCATGCGCCCACCGTGGCGCTGTGCGAAGAAGACCTTGCAGGATACGCCAATTTCGTATCCTGCGCACATGGAGGAGTTTGCGAAGTGGGCAATGTTGTCGTGGCACCTAAATTCAGACGCCAAGGTGTTGGGGCCTATCTCATGGAAATCATGGAAGAGAAAGCAAAAGCAGACTTTAAATCCGACCGTCTGAGGGTCCGCTGTATCAGTGAGAATACTGCGGCACTGCTCTTCTATGGCAGGCTTGGTTTCCAGCCCGTGGGGATGGATACCCGCGAGGCCCCGGACGGCCGCACTTTGGCCAGGATACAACTGGAAAAAATGCTCTAG